The Saccharomycodes ludwigii strain NBRC 1722 chromosome II, whole genome shotgun sequence genome window below encodes:
- a CDS encoding putative amidotransferase (similar to Saccharomyces cerevisiae YLR126C | putative glutamine amidotransferase) — MTQNEKQFLAKKNKIRKVLIFNCDYPKDYLVDDYGDYADMGIRLLSTADQDKYVDKYEKINVINNELPNELSADIIGIYITGSHYDSFSTEHEWIIKLRSWLSNFFSNKETSYYNRIPIVGVCFGHQIIACSLGCKVIRNPKGFEGGVINVELDSKVGKKIFAGLDTLRLNLFHNDIVVEKPTEFRSWGSTNKCQYQGFYSENRILTVQGHPEFSNAINEKLLQVAKKDGMLNDDEYENLLDTLRMESQGALFAQYILKLFKGEI; from the coding sequence ATGACTCAAAACGAAAAACAGTTTctggcaaaaaaaaacaagataCGTAAAGTTCTTATATTCAACTGTGATTATCCAAAAGACTACCTAGTTGACGATTATGGCGATTATGCTGATATGGGCATTAGGTTATTATCAACTGCAGACCAAGATAAATATGTTGATAAGTACGAAAAAATCAATGTCATAAATAATGAATTACCCAACGAATTATCTGCTGATATTATTGGGATTTATATCACTGGTTCCCACTATGACTCTTTTAGCACTGAACACGAGTggattattaaattaagaTCATGGctatctaattttttttctaataaagaAACATCATACTATAATCGAATTCCAATTGTAGGGGTTTGTTTTGGACACCAAATTATTGCCTGTAGTTTGGGCTGCAAAGTTATACGGAATCCAAAAGGGTTTGAAGGTGGTGTAATTAACGTGGAGTTGGACAGTAaagttggaaaaaaaatatttgcaGGTTTAGATACTTTGAggttaaatttatttcataATGATATTGTAGTAGAGAAACCCACTGAGTTTCGTTCTTGGGGCAGTACTAATAAATGTCAATATCAGGGGTTTTATTCGGAAAACAGGATTTTGACAGTCCAAGGCCATCCCGAATTTAGTAACGctataaatgaaaaattgttaCAAGTAGCTAAAAAAGATGGAATGTTAAACGACGATGAGTATGAAAACTTGTTAGATACTTTAAGAATGGAAAGTCAAGGAGCGCTTTTTGCACAGTacattttgaaattattcaaaGGTGAAATCTGA
- the APC2 gene encoding anaphase promoting complex subunit 2 (similar to Saccharomyces cerevisiae YLR127C | APC2 | Anaphase Promoting Complex), which produces MSLVEKEVYTKINLIYTLLGQNRFNPPTFNRNNAQKIFSNIRSNTQLSLSDDDEEEGEEKEKSIEASHNNKKLANNYGGNLKCDFDKDDLEIVLSWMDPNDGASFHNFKPPSLRIKQSINKIFSTGAAIEQLILNIYFIRVRQHFFSHYDKIQTLRQAFKLESLYTFPSKYCFLTFHNLFKSEILVLRKYLINKNALFWKNLRILLQNYNKEDEFNQLEKVFQWINNVTESRTLIVDFLMEKIGQIVHDFCKDEKSWYQDNVTLQIYEIFIENYWNVVYKHLLNIKDNNTEEYEFIKEIKLLIIKHYANERALQSFQLCVESFPKTLPSLWELSLILEPYPNLKYKFGLELSKQINKNLLFVTVPTTTILYSYLLLFKAILFLDRSTTMAKTVLSKTASFLRDRLDISKILLYSLFELTPKEIAAINSNNSNGGTASISTNNNALQEDYEILTKINKELKASLFIKYAKDTNNGDVSTSVEQRRGGWFYDRYISWSPEPIQSVFGLDNHGAISDVGLSFDSHIMTGVASRSFTNTEDGNNNIKKVKDGFDAVLDIIFRNNKNKLMHDVTEIFKQILLNLKYYKLDIKWIKNMVYLKNKLKKQNFGKSSLATTGTTTRTTAAAAAAAAKRNNTLENVENDVDGVSTTNLDVMFHDIKQSEIMYHQGIVNDSSPLVPKIISYLYWDMNSDTGDGDSLSDVILPDWLNAELYDLNKRFHTFKHGRKLRMYSDKGTVDVNITFQDGRFLKLNIPLPVFLVLNCFSSNDIQDVVSNTINDIVKTTHLKEQLVTYAIKYLVKIGILYYNNSLKKYAILENLKDLDKFQNHYNTSLGSSDLDVSIKNGKPNGGKDLLLETNEETGGGSETDELINNMNKVYPFIQGMLTNLGSLKPDKIHSFLRMAVPKDIGYNYTVSQLELYLNHLVDEEKLTINTNGTYKLNK; this is translated from the coding sequence ATGAGTTTGGTAGAAAAAGAGGTTTACACTAAGATCAACCTGATATACACTTTATTAGGTCAAAATAGATTTAATCCCCCTACTTTTAATAGGAATAATgctcaaaaaatattttctaacaTTAGAAGTAATACACAGCTAAGTTTAAGTGATGACGACGAAGAAGAAggggaagaaaaagagaaatcaATAGAAGCTTctcacaataataaaaaactgGCTAACAATTATGGCGGCAACTTGAAATGTGATTTCGATAAAGATGATCTTGAAATAGTGCTAAGCTGGATGGACCCTAACGATGGAGCATCTTTTCATAATTTCAAACCACCCTCTTTGAGAATCAAAcaatcaataaataaaatattttctactGGTGCTGCTATTGaacaattaattttaaatatatattttattaggGTACGccaacattttttttcacattATGATAAAATTCAAACTCTAAGACAAGCTTTCAAGCTAGAATCACTATATACATTTCCTTCAAAGTATTGCTTTCTGACCTTTCATAATTTATTCAAGTCTGAGATTTTGGTGTtgagaaaatatttaataaacaaaaatgccCTTTTCTGGAAAAATTTACGTATTCTTTtgcaaaattataataaagaagatGAATTCAATCAGTTGGAAAAAGTGTTTCAATGGATTAATAATGTTACTGAAAGTAGAACTTTGATTGTAGATTTTTTGatggaaaaaattggacAAATTGTTCATGATTTTTGTAAGGATGAAAAATCATGGTATCAGGATAATGTGACTTTGCAGATATATGagatttttattgaaaattattGGAACGTTGTATATAAACATCTTTTAAACATCAaggataataatactgaaGAGtatgaatttattaaagagATTAAGTTATTGATCATAAAACACTATGCCAATGAAAGAGCATTACAAAGCTTTCAATTATGTGTAGAGAGTTTTCCCAAGACTTTGCCATCGCTATGGGAGTTAAGTCTAATTTTAGAGCCGTATcctaatttaaaatataaatttggGCTAGAATTGagcaaacaaataaataagaacTTATTATTTGTGACAGTCCCTACTACTACAATATTATACTCTTATTTGCTTTTATTTAAggcaattttatttttggataGATCCACTACAATGGCAAAAACAGTATTATCCAAAACAGCCAGTTTTTTGAGAGATAGATTAGATATAAGTAAAATTCTGTTATATTCGTTATTTGAATTAACACCAAAAGAAATAGCAGCaattaatagtaataatagtaatggAGGGACGGCATCTATTTCAACAAACAATAACGCTTTACAAGAAGATTATGAAATTTTgactaaaataaataaagaattgaaGGCGAgtttgtttataaaatatgcTAAAGATACGAATAATGGTGATGTTAGTACAAGTGTTGAACAGCGAAGGGGTGGTTGGTTTTATGATAGATATATTTCATGGTCACCAGAGCCCATTCAGTCTGTTTTTGGTTTGGACAATCATGGTGCGATTAGCGATGTGGGTTTATCATTTGATTCCCATATTATGACTGGGGTAGCTTCTCGATCCTTTACCAATACTGAAGatggcaataataatatcaaaaaagttaaagatGGATTTGATGCGGTATTGGATATTATATTtcgtaataataaaaataaattgatgCACGATGTGACtgaaatatttaaacaaatattgttaaatttgaaatattataaGTTGGATATAAAATGgattaaaaatatggtgtatttgaaaaataaattgaaaaaacagaattttggaaaatcaTCATTGGCAACAACAGGAACCACAACAAGaacaacagcagcagcagcagcagcagcagcgaAAAGGAATAATACTTTAGAAAACGTTGAGAATGATGTAGATGGGGTGTCAACTACTAACTTAGATGTTATGTTTCATGATATTAAGCAGAGCGAAATCATGTATCACCAGGGAATAGTGAATGATTCCTCCCCGTTAGTGCCTAAAATAATTTCCTATTTATACTGGGATATGAACAGTGATACTGGCGATGGGGATAGTTTGTCCGATGTGATTTTGCCTGATTGGCTTAATGCCGAATTGtatgatttaaataaaagattcCATACATTTAAACACGGTAGAAAATTAAGAATGTATAGTGACAAAGGGACTGTTGACGTAAATATTACATTTCAAGATGGTAGATTTTTAAAGCTGAATATACCACTTCCtgtttttttagttttaaacTGTTTCTCGTCCAATGACATTCAGGATGTCGTTTCAAACACAATAAATGACATTGTGAAGACGACCCACTTGAAGGAGCAGCTAGTTACCTATGCAATAAAATATCTAGTAAAGATtggtattttatattacaataactctttaaaaaaatatgctATATTGGAAAATCTAAAGGATTTGGATAAATTCCAAAATCATTATAATACTTCTTTGGGAAGCAGTGATTTAGATGTGtctattaaaaatggtaaacCGAATGGAGGAAAAGATCTACTTTTGGAAACAAATGAAGAAACTGGTGGTGGTTCAGAGACTGACGAATTAATCaataatatgaataaaGTTTATCCGTTTATTCAAGGTATGTTAACTAATTTGGGTTCTTTAAAGCCTGATAAAATACATTCATTTTTGAGAATGGCAGTTCCAAAAGATATTGGTTATAATTATACAGTTTCTCAGTTagaattatatttaaaccACTTAGTTGACGaggaaaaattaacaattaACACCAATGGTacatataaattaaataagtAA
- the DCN1 gene encoding NEDD8 ligase DCN1 (similar to Saccharomyces cerevisiae YLR128W | DCN1 | Defective in Cullin Neddylation) gives MKEACDDLDENKVPINEQLKKLLFDTLLSCSTIGILRQRELLLFQEVGIKLNHHDDLFVKLCVIYEFKDKNIETNSITEKTILEVCDKNHWYTLNDFKNSIKYLVEIKLHKDFKYLFEIYKLSFKLYVNLENDNENKNILDYEMAENLWNALLLSYKNHIVMNRWFEFYRKRLDNIDSSSNKSSINKHIGINYDLWVMFYKFISKYPTIELIKSGYNHIESWPLIIDDFVETL, from the coding sequence ATGAAGGAAGCGTGTGATGACTTAGATGAAAATAAGGTACCTATAAATGAGCAACTAAAAAAGCTGTTATTTGATACTTTACTTTCTTGCTCTACAATTGGTATTTTAAGACAACGAgaattattactttttcaAGAAGTAGGAATAAAGTTAAATCATCatgatgatttatttgttaaattaTGTGTCATATATGaatttaaagataaaaatatagaaacGAACAGTATTACTGAGAAAACCATTCTTGAAGTTTGTGATAAAAATCATTGGTATACCCTTAATGATTTCaaaaatagtattaaatatttagttGAAATTAAACTGCATAAAGACTTTAAATAcctttttgaaatttataagctatcatttaaattatatgtcaatttagaaaatgacaatgaaaataaaaatattttagatTACGAAATGGCTGAGAACCTTTGGAACGCACTGCTGTTGTCATATAAAAATCATATAGTCATGAACCGATGGTTTGAATTTTACCGAAAGCGTCTAGACAATATTgatagtagtagtaataagaGTAGCATAAATAAGCACATAGGAATCAATTATGATTTATGGGTGATGTTTTATAAgtttatttcaaaatatccAACCATCGAATTAATCAAATCAGGTTATAACCATATTGAATCTTGGCCTTTAATAATTGACGATTTTGTAGAAACGCTGTAG
- the TAF12 gene encoding Taf12p (similar to Saccharomyces cerevisiae YDR145W | TAF12 | TATA binding protein-Associated Factor) codes for MSGNQEQQQQLPPQLPQHLPEETLRQLVQKFEEYVNEARRLGLNTPGGQEYKKKAQKLKSIYDMYANRQGTTNNNRTQNQQNLSQVPSSSSSYSANSGSSIGELMKQLLTPSQLDEYNQLIQQHQEADKKIKSEYNKMKKELDMIVEQQRSTENDQLAQQELATKRQGITNSLTNLTNVFKKLKQKTTDDSLKFYMKCAKSNENLRTFLQETQQRKRQQQQQQQQQQQQQQQQQQQQQQQQQQQQQQQQQQQQQQQQQQQQQQQQQQQQQQQQQQQQPTQVPNTLTNTNKESNVAVKIQNTKQEAIQATKQKQEISTAQPNSSSSPQQNTTKVTTVNAAASTSALNNSKPYAIFKQSPPDVAVTENLHATDSPPVVEIKSNRPTITGGSAMNISSIATPVLTSVPPYEVEGERVMSKRKLRELVKTIGIDEGDGSTSIDGDVEELLLDLADDFITSVTAFACRLAKHRKSENLDVRDIQLHLERNWNIRVPGFNADEIRSTRKWNPTPQYNTKVTSIAQTMKQQHNSDTQSSINNNNDTSGQQSSAKRQKT; via the coding sequence atgagcgGAAATCAAGaacagcagcaacaacTCCCACCACAACTACCTCAACACTTACCAGAAGAAACTTTAAGACAACTAGTTCAGAAATTTGAAGAGTATGTCAATGAAGCCAGAAGATTAGGGTTGAATACCCCTGGGGGACAAGAGTATAAGAAAAAAGCGCAGAAGTTGAAAAGCATTTATGATATGTATGCCAATAGGCAAGGAACAACCAATAACAATCGTACTCAAAACCAACAAAATTTATCTCAGGTACCTTCATCCTCTTCATCATATTCAGCTAATTCTGGTTCTTCTATTGGCGAATTAATGAAACAGTTACTTACCCCCAGCCAATTGGATGAATATAACCAATTAATTCAACAACATCAAGAAgctgataaaaaaattaaatcggaatataataaaatgaaaaaagagtTGGATATGATTGTTGAGCAACAGAGGAGCACAGAAAATGATCAATTGGCTCAACAGGAATTGGCTACTAAAAGACAGGGAATAACAAACTCATTAACCAATTTAACAAACGTTTTCAAAAAactgaaacaaaaaactaCTGATGATAGCTTGAAATTTTATATGAAGTGTGCAAAAAGCAATGAAAATTTAAGAACTTTTCTACAAGAAACCCAACAAAGGAAGAgacaacaacagcagcagcaacaacaacaacaacaacaacaacaacaacaacaacaacagcaacaacaacaacaacagcaacaacaacaacagcagcagcaacaacaacagcaacaacaacaacaacagcaacaacaacaacaacagcaacaacaacaacaacaacaacagcaacagcaacaaccaACTCAAGTCCCAAATACTCTtacaaatacaaataaagaatCTAATGTAGCagtaaaaatacaaaatactAAACAAGAAGCTATCCAGGCTACTAAACAAAAGCAAGAAATTAGTACTGCACAACCAAATAGTTCATCATCTCCACAGCAGAATACAACTAAAGTTACTACAGTCAATGCTGCTGCCTCAACTTCTGCTCTAAATAATTCCAAGCCATATGCTATTTTCAAACAATCCCCGCCAGATGTGGCAGTAACGGAAAACCTACATGCTACTGATTCACCTCCTGTAGTAGAAATCAAATCGAATAGACCTACAATTACTGGTGGAAGTGCTATGAACATTTCTTCTATAGCCACGCCGGTGCTTACCTCTGTTCCTCCCTATGAAGTAGAAGGGGAACGTGTCATGAGTAAAAGAAAACTACGTGAATTAGTAAAAACTATTGGGATTGACGAAGGTGATGGATCTACTAGCATTGATGGTGATGTGGAAGAACTATTATTAGATTTGGCCGATGATTTTATAACAAGTGTTACTGCGTTTGCTTGTAGATTAGCCAAGCATAGAAAGTCTGAAAATCTAGATGTACGTGATATCCAATTGCATTTAGAACGGAATTGGAATATTAGAGTGCCTGGTTTTAACGCAGATGAAATCCGTAGTACTCGTAAATGGAACCCAACTCCTCAATATAACACAAAGGTTACATCAATTGCGCAAACTATGAAACAACAACATAATTCAGACACGCAATCCTccattaacaataataatgacacTAGTGGTCAGCAAAGTTCTGccaaaagacaaaaaacataa